DNA sequence from the Streptomyces sp. CA-210063 genome:
CTTCCCAAGGGCAAGGAACGGCGTTCCGATCTCCAGGAGTTGGCCATGAGCGCGCAGTCCGTACCGTCCTCGGACGAGGCATTGCGGGATTCCGTTCCCGCCGACAGCGGTGAAATCGTGTTCCCGACCCGGGGCGAAGTGGCACCGGAAATGGCGCAGCTCGACTTCATTCTCGGGGACTTTCGCATCGCGTACACGAATCTGACCACCGAACAGGTCAGCACCGGCGAGGCCACCTGCTCCGCACGCCCGCTGGCCGACGGCCGGTTCTACGAGTGGACCCAGAACATCCCGGTGCCCGGCATCGTGGCCACCTGGCTCCTCGGCTGGAGCGACGTCGACAAGTCCTTCGCCTGCTTCTACTACGACGACTGGGGCCACCACGGCACGTTCACCAGCCCCGGCTGGGTCGACGGCCACTTCACGATCACCGGCGACAGCGCCGTGTTCGGCGGACGGCACCGGTTCGTGGACGACTTCACGGTGATCGACGACAACCACTTCGAGAAGAAGGGCTTCATCGTCGTCGGCGACGAACTCGTCCCCGGGGACCTGCTCACCTTCTCCCGGTTCTGAGCCGGGCTGCCGCCGGCCGCGCGCCGCCGGACGGCACACGTTGTCCCGCACGTTCTCGAGCACCTCGAACACATGGAGGAACCGGATGCCGGGTGGGTCCGAGGCGATCGCCGTCGTCGGCGTCGCGTGCCGCCTGCCGGGGGCCGGCAGCCCGTCGGAGTTCGCCGAACTGCTCGCCCGCGGCGGTGACGCCGTCGCCGAGGTACCGGCCGAACGCCGAAGCGTCGTCCCAGGCCTGTCCGGGACCGGCCTGTCCGAGACCGGCCTCCGGGGCGGCTTCCTCAGCGAGGTCGACCGGTTCGACGCCGGATTCTTCGGCGTTTCCCCGCGCGAGGCCGCGGCGACGGACCCCCAGCAGCGCCTGCTGCTGGAACTCGCCTGGGAGGCGCTGGAACACGCCGGCATCGTCACCGCCGGCCCAGGGCCTGTTGCGAAAGTCCCGCCTGCCCGGCGACGCCCGGCATGCCCCCCCGCTCTCGGCTTCGCTCGAGCGGGAGGTGTCCCCACCGCCGCACCGGGCACAGACCCAAGTACATCCAGTACGAGGGCCTGCACCCGGCACGCCGAGAGCACGCACCGGACGCCGCCGGCCCCGCCCTTCGGGCGGACGACGGGACTTTCGCAACAGGCCCCAGGCGGCACCGGTGTGTTCGTCGGCGCCATCGCCGACGACTACGCCCGGCTCGTGCAGGAGCGCGGACCCGACGCCGTCACCCCGCACACCTTCACCGGACTGCAGCGTTCCGTCCTCGCCAACCGTGTCTCGTACACCCTCGGACTGCGCGGCCCGAGCCTGACGGTCGACACCGGGCAGTCCTCCTCGCTCGTCGCCGTCCACCTGGCCGTCGAGAGCCTGCGCCGCGGCGAGTGCGCGCTCGCGCTCGCCGGCGGCGTCAACCTGATCCTCTCCCCGGACAGCACCCTCGCGCTCACCCGGCTCGGCGCCCTCTCCCCGGACGGCCGCTGCCACACCTTCGACGCCCGCGCCAACGGCTACGCACGCGGTGAGGGCGGAGGCCTGGTCGTCCTCAAACCCCTGTCGGCGGCGCTCGCCGACGGCGACCGGATCCACTGCGTGATCCGCGGCAGCGCCGTCAACAACGACGGCGGCGGCAGCGCGCTCACGGCCCCCGACCCCGACGCACAGCGCGAGGTGATCCTCAGCGCCTGCGCCCGGGCCGCGACCGACCCGGCGGCCGTCCAGTACGTCGAACTGCACGGCACCGGCACGCCCGAGGGCGACCCGGTCGAGGCCGCCGCGCTCGGCGCCGCCCTGGGCGTGGCCCGCCCCGCCGGACAACGCCTGCGCGTGGGCTCGGTCAAGACCAACATCGGCCACCTGGAGGGCGCGGCGGGCATCGCCGGGCTCATCAAGGCGGTGCTGTGCCTGCGCGACGGGCGACTGGTACCGACCCTGCACCACGAGACCCCCAGTCCCCGGATCCCGCTGGACGACCTGCGGCTGACCGTCCAGCGCGCCACCGAGCCCTGGCCGGACACCGACGGACCCCGGATCGCGGGCGTCAGCTCCTTCGGTCTCGGAGGCACCAACTGCCATGTGGTCCTCGCCTCCTGGACGGGCGACGACACCCCGCCCACCGAGGCGCCCGCGCCCACCGCCGCGCCGTGGGTCATCTCCGCCCGGACCCCACAGGCTCTCGCCGAACAGGCACGGCGGCTCCTGGACACCGGCCCCGGCCCCGACGCCGACCCGGCCGATCTCGCCCACGCACTGCTGACCTCACGGACCGTCTTCCCCCACCGCGCGGTCGTCCTCGGCACGGCCCCCTCGGCCCGACGCGGCGCCCTCGCCGCGCTCGCCCGGGGCGCGTCCGCGCCCGGTCTCGTCACCGCGACCGGCCCGGAGACCGACCCCGCCGCCCCCGGACCCGTCTTCGTGTTCCCCGGACAGGGCTCCCAGTGGGCGGGCATGGCGGTGGAACTCCTCGACGCCGAGCCCGCGTTCGCCGACTGCTGGGCACGGTGCGAACGCGCCCTGACGGCATGCGTCGACTGGTCTCCCACCGACGTGCTGCGCGGGGCACCCGGCGCGCCGGACCTCGACCGGGTCGATGTGCTCCAGCCCGTCCTGTGGGCCGTCATGGTGAGCCTCGCGGAGCTCTGGCGCGCGTACGGCGTGGAGCCGGCCGCGGTCGTCGGCCACTCTCAGGGTGAGGTCGCCGCCGCCTGCGTGGCCGGCGCGCTCTCCCTGGAGGACGGCGCGACGATCGTCGTACGGCGCGCCGGGCTGATCGGCCGCCGACTCTCCGGACACGGCGGCATGGTCGCCGTCTCCGAGTCCGAGGACGCCGTCCTGGGCCGGCTGGCGGCGCTGGGCGGCCGGCTCGAACTCGCCGCCGTCAACGGCCCCGACGCCGTCGTGGTGGCCGGCGCGCCCGACGCGCTGGACGAACTCCTCGCCTCCTGCGCGGCGGACGACATCCGCGCCCGCCGCGTCGCCGTCGACTACGCCTCCCACTCCTCCTACGTCGAGGCCATCCGCGAGGAACTTCTCGCCGACCTCGCCCACATCACCCCGAGTTCCGGCCGTGTGCCGTTCCACTCCACCGTCGTTCGGGGCACGACCGACCCCGTGCCGGACGGCGCCTACTGGTACCGGAACCTGCGCGAGACGGTCGCCTTCGAACCCGCCGTGACGGCACTCGCCCGGGCGGGACACCGCACCTTCGTCGAGATCAGCCCCCACCCGGTGCTCACCACCGCCGTGGCCGCCGCCGTGGAACGCTCCGGCGCCGAGCCGGTGGTCGTCCCCACACTGCGCCGCCACCACGGCGGCCCCGAGCAGATGGCGACGTCCCTCGCGCAGGCGTTCGTCCAGGGGGTCGACGTCGACTGGACGCCCGCCCTCGCCGGACACCGCCCCCGGACCGAACTGCCCACCTACGCCTTCCAGCGGAGCAGGCACTGGCTGGCTCCCGCGACGGCCCGCGCCGACGAACGCCGCGCGGTGGAGGAGCCCGCCGAAACGGCGACCGCCCCTGCCCAGCCGGAGACTCCGGCACCGTCCGAGGCTCCGGCTCCGGCTCCGGCGATCTCCGAGGCTCCGGCTCCGTCCGAGGCCGCGACACCGTCCGCCCGCACCACCCCTGCCGACCTGCTGGACCTCGTACGCGCCGAGGCCGCCGTCGTGCTCGGCCACGACCACGCGGCCGCCATCACCCCCGGGCTGACCTTCAAGGACCTCGGCTTCGACTCCCACCTCGCCCTCGAACTGCGCAACCGCCTCAGTGCCGCGACCGGACGACGGCTGCCCACCACTCTGCTGTTCGAGCACCCCACACCCACAGCGCTCGCCGCCCACCTGAGCGCGGACCCGGACATCGCTCCCGGGCCCGCGGCGCCCGCAGTGGCCCCGCACCGGCCCGCGGTGCCGACGGCCGCCGACGAACCGATCGCGGTCGTCGGCATGGCCTGCCGACTGCCCGGGGGGATCTCCAGTCCCGAACAGCTGTGGCAGGCCCTCCTGGACGAGGCCGACACGATCTCCGGGCCGCCGGCCGACCGTGGTTGGGACCGCGCGGACCACCGTGGTGGATTCCTCGCCGACGCCGCCGACTTCGACGCGGACCTCTTCGGCATCTCACCGCGCGAGGCCCTCGCGATGGACCCGCAGCAACGGCTGCTCCTGGAGACCGCCTGGGAGGCTCTGGAACGCGCCGGCGTCGCCCCGTCCGCGCTGCGCTCCACCCCTACCGGCGTCTACGTGGGCGCCATGTCCCAGGAGTACGGCCCCCGGCTGCACGAGGCCACGGACGACCTGCGCGGCCATCTGCTCACCGGGAACACCGCCGGCGTCCTGTCCGGCCGTCTCTCCTACGTCTTCGGCTGCGAGGGCCCCGCCGTCACGGTCGACACCGCGTGCTCCTCCTCGCTGGTCGCCCTCCATCTCGCCGCCCAGGCGCTGCGGCGCGGCGAGTGCTCGCTCGCGCTCGCCGCCGGCGTGACGGTGATGGCCACGCCCGGTCTGTTCGCCGAGTTCGAGCGGCAGGGCGGGCTGGCGGTGGACGGGCGGTGCAAGGCGTTCGCGGCGGCGGCCGACGGCACGGGCTGGTCGGAGGGGGTGGGTGTGCTGCTCGTGGAGCGGTTGTCCGACGCGCGCCGCAACGGTCACCCGGTGCTCGCGGTCGTACGTGGTTCGGCGGTCAACCAGGACGGTGCGTCGAACGGGTTGACCGCGCCGAACGGGCTCGCCCAGCAGCGGGTGATCCGTGCGGCGCTGGAGGACGCCGGGCTGCAGGCGGCCGAGGTGGACGCGGTGGAGGCGCATGGCACCGGAACCCGGCTGGGGGACCCGATCGAGGCGCACGCGGTGCTCGCCACCTACGGGCAGGACCGTGAACGGCCGCTGTATCTCGGCTCGTTGAAGTCCAACATCGGTCATGCGCAGGCCGCCGCCGGTGTGGCGGGCGTCATCAAGACGGTCATGGCGATGCGCCACGGCACGCTGCCCCGCACCCTGCACGTGGACGAACCCTCACCCCGGGTCGACTGGTCGGCCGGCTCCGTCACCCTGCTGACCGAGGCGCGGGAGTGGCCGGGGGAGGAGGGACGCCCGCGCCGGGCCGGGGTGTCGTCGTTCGGCATCAGCGGCACCAACGCCCACGTCGTCCTGGAGGAGTCCACGCACGAGGCGGCGGCCTCCGACGCCTCCGACGGCAAGGCTCCGGATGCCCCCGCTCCCGCCGCCCCCGCTCCCGAAGCCCTCGCCGCCTCCGCACCCGTACCGCTGGTCCTGTCGGCCGCGACCGAGGACGCGCTGCGGGCCCAGGCCCACCGGCTGCGTACGCGGCTGACCCGGACCACCTCCGAGGCCGCGCCCGAGGGAGCCGTGGCCGGGATCGGCTGTGCGCTCGCCGTCACCCGGGCCGCCCTGCCGCACCGGGCGGCAGTCGTCGCCGCCGACCGCGAGGAGGCGCTGGCCGGACTGGACGCCCTGGCCGCCGGCGCCGAGACACCCACCGCGTTCCGGTCGGTGGCCGAAGCCGGGCGCACCGCCTTCCTCTTCACCGGCCAGGGCAGCCAGCGGCCGGGCATGGGCATGGCCCTGTACGCGGCCCAGCCCGCGTTCCGCGACGCCCTGGACGACATCGCCGTACACCTCGACGCGCACCTCACCCATCCGCTGCTGAAGGCGCTCGCCGACGAACCGGAACCGCTCGACCGCACCGAGTACGCCCAGCCCGCCCTGTTCGCCCTCGAAGTGGCGCTCTTCCGGCTGCTGGAGCACTGGGGAATCGCCCCCGACCACCTGCTCGGGCACTCCGTCGGCGAACTGGCCGCCGCCCACGTCGCCGGAGTGCTCACCCTGCCCGACGCCTGCGCGCTGGTCGCCGCCCGCGGCCGGCTGATGCAGGCGCTGCCCGCCACCGGAGCCATGGCGGCCGTCGAGGCGACCGAGGACGAGATCCTGCCCGAACTCGCCGCCCGTGCCCAGGAGGTCGGCCTCGCCGCCGTCAACGGACCGACGTCCGTGGTGATCTCCGGCGACGCGGACGCGGTGCGCGAGATCGCGGGCGCCTGGGCCCGACGGGGTCGCCGCACCCGTGCCCTGCGCGTCTCGCACGCGTTCCACTCGCCCCACATGGACGCGATGCTCGCCGAGTTCGAGGAGGTCGCCCGTTCCGTCACGTACCACCCGCCGATCCGCTCGGTGATCAGCGACCTGACGGGTGAACCGGCCACGGAGAGCGACCTGTGCTCGCCCGGCCACTGGGTCCGCCACGTGCGGGGAACCGTCCGCTTCCACGACGGAGTGCGCACGCTCCGCTCGCTGGGCGTGACCCGGTACGTGGAACTGGGGCCCGACGCCGTCCTGTGCGCACTCGTCCGGGAAGCCGAGGCCGAGGGGGCCGGCGCGGACCCGCGGACCTCGCCGCTCATCGTGCCCGTACTGCGCAGGGACCAGCCGGAGCCCTACACCGCCACTGCGGCGCTCGCCCGGCTGCACCTCGCGGGAGCCGACCCCGACTGGGACGCGGTCTTCGCCGGGCGGCGGCCCGCCGCTCCCGACGCCCTGCCCACCTACGCCTTTCAACGCCGGCGGTACTGGGCGCGCACCGCTCCGGCCGGTTCGGCCGTCCAGCCCGGTGCGACACCGCTCGACCACCCCGTCCTCACCACGGCCGTCGCTCTCGCGGACACGGGGCACACCCTGCTGAGCGGCCGGATCTCCAGGACCACCCACCCCTGGCTCGCCGACCGCACCGTCCACGGCACCCCCCTCGTCCCCTCCACCGTCCTGCTGGACCTCGCTGTGACCGCGGCCCGCGAGACCGGCGCGGGGCAGGTCGCCGAACTGCGGCCGACCGCACCCCTCGTGCTGCCCGACCGGGCCGGACTGGACCTCCAGGTCGTCGTCGGAGCGCCGGATCCCGGCGGCCGGCGTGCGGTGACCGTGCACACCCGGCCCGAGGACGGCGCCGCCCCGTGGACGCACCATGCCGAGGGCGTCCTGGCCCCCGCCGTGCCCGCTGACACGCAGGGGGAGTGGCCACCGGTGGACGAGCCGGCTCCATGGCCTCCGGCGGACGCCGAGCCTGTCGACAGGCAGCAGATCGGCGACCACGAGGACCGGGACGCCGCACACGGCATGACGTACGGACCGGCCTTCGCCGGGCCGCGCGCGATGTGGCGGCGCGGCGACGAGCTCTGGGCCGAACTGGTGCCGCCGCACACGGACGGCGCCGAGGCCGCCGACTTCGGACTGCACCCGGGGCTGCTGGAGGGCGTCCTGCACGCCCTGCGGGCGACCCGGCCGGACGACACGGAGAACTGGCCGGGGGCCGACTACCGCGAGGTCACCGTGTCCCCTCACGCGTCCGGCCCGCTGCGGGCGAGGATCACCCCCGCCGACGGCGACACCGTCACCGTCCGGCTCACCGACCCCGCCGGGCGGCCCGTCGCAACCCTCGGCGCGCTCCGCCCGAGCCCCCTGCCCGCCGACGCAGGGCGGACGCCGGGCCTCTACGACACCGACACGCCGTACGAACTGGCCTGGCACCCGGTCACGGCACCCCCCGGCACGCCTGCCGCGCGCTGGGCACTGCTCGGCGACACGGAACTCACCGACGCCCTGCCCGGCGCCGAACTCCACCCGGACCTCGACTCGTTGACCGCCGCCGGCACCACGCCCGACCTGCTGGTCACCCGCTGCGGCTCCGCGCCGCACCCGACGCCCACCGGTGACGGCGGGGGCGGGACGGGGCAGCCCACCGCGCCTTGGACCGGTCAGCTCACCGTGCCCGGGACGGGTCAGCTCACCGTGGCCGGGACGGGTCAGCCCACCGCGCCTTGGACCGGTCAGCTCACCGTGCCCGGGACGGGGCAGCCCACGGCGCCCGGGACCGGTCAGCTCACCGTGGCCGGGACGGGGCAGCTCACCATGGCCGGCGACCGGATGGCGGACGCCGCCCGGGCCGCCGCGCACCGGGCCGCCCGGCTGGCCAGGACCTGGCTCGCCGACGACCGGCTCGCCGACACCCGGCTCGTCGTCGTCACCCGCCGCGCGGTCGCCACCGACGACGGACCGTGCGACCCCGCCCAGGCGCCCGTGTGGGGCCTGTTCCGCTCGGCGCAGACCGAACACCCCGGCCGGTTCCTCCTCGTCGACCTCGACGACGACCCCGCCTCGGCCGGCGCGCTGCCCGCCGCCGTGGCCAGTGGCGAACCACAGATCGCGGTGCGCGGGGGGCGGCTGTACGCACCACGGATCGTGTCTCCCGCGGCACCCGCCACCATTCCCGAACTGCGGGGGCCCGTCGGCCCCGACGCCACCATTCCCGAACTGCGGGGGCCCGTCGGCCCCGACGCCACCATTCCCGAACTGCGGGGGCCCGTCGGCCCCGACGCCACCATTCCCGAACCGCGGCGGCCCGTCGGCCCCGACGCCACCACCCCCGAACCGCGGCGGCCCTTCGACCCCGACGCCACCACCCCCGAACCGCGGCGGCCCTTCGACCCCGACGGCACCGTCCTCGTCACCGGCGGAACCGGCGCCCTCGGCCGCATGGTCGCCCGGCACCTGGTCACCCGGCACGGTGCCCGCAACCTGCTCCTGGTCAGCCGCCGGGGCGCCGACACACCGGACGCCCGGGAGACGATCGCCGCGCTGCGCGCCGAACCCGGTGTGCGGGTCACCGTCGCCGCCTGCGACGCCGCCGACCGGGACGCGCTGGCGGCCGTCATCGCCGGCGTCCCCGCCGACCGGCCGCTGACGGCGGTCGTGCACACGGCGGGCGTTCTGCACGACGCCGTGGTCGAGGCCATCGACCCCGGCGACCTCGACCGGGTACTGCGGCCCAAGATCGACGCCGCCTGGCACCTGCACGAGCTGACCGCCGGCACCGACCTGGCCGCCTTCGTGCTGTTCTCCTCCGTCTCCGGGGTCAACGGCGCGGCGGGGCAAGGCAGTTACGCGGCCGGGAACACCTTCCTCGACGCCCTGGCCCAGCTGCGGCGCAGCCGTGGACTGCCCGCCGTCTCGCTCGCCTGGGGCCCCTGGACGTCCACCTCGGGCATGACCGGCGGGCTCACCGCCACCGATCTGCGCCGTATGCGCGACGCCGGACTGCTGCCCCTCGACGCCGCGCACGGCCTGGCCCTCCTCGACGCGGCCTGGCAGCGGCCCGGACCGGCCCTGCGGCTGCCGCTGGCGTTGTCCCTGCCGGGCGTACGCCGCGCCGCGCACGAGGGCCGGGCCCTGCCGCTGTACCGCGAACTCGCCGGCTCCGCCTGGCGCGAGACGACGGCGCCCGGCACGGACGCGGGCCCGGCGTCCGCCCTCGACCGGCCGGGCGACGGCACCCTCGACCAGCTGTTGGCCGGCCGTTCCGCCCAGGACCAGGAGACCGCGCTCCTCGACCACGTACGCGCTCACGCCGCCGCCGTGCTCGGCCACCGCGACGGCCGCCGCGTCGAACCGGCCCGCACCTTCAAGGAGTTGGGGTTCGACTCGCTGATGGGCGTGGAACTGCGCAACCGGCTCACGGCCGCGACCGGCCACCGTATGCCGGCCGGGCTGCTGTTCAACCAGCCCACACCCATGGCCGTGGCCCGCTACCTGCGCACCCGGATTGGCCCACCGGCCGACACCGCCGCCGGGACCCTCGACGAGGGCATCGGCCGCCTGGAGGCCCTCTTGGCGAGCACACCCGCGGACCCGCCGGACCTGGACCGCGCCGTCACGAGACTGCGCGCCCTGCTGGCCCGGTGCGAGGAGCGGTACGCCACCGGCGTGGCGGCCGGTGGCGACGTGGCGGACGCGGCGGCGGGCGACAGCGGGGACGAGGACGTGCGTGCCGCGCTGCGGGCCGCGAGCGTCGACGAGATCTTCTCGTTCATCGATCAGGAATTCGGGACCGGCCGGCGAGAGCACGGGGAGTGACGGGACATGGCGGAAGCAGAGAAGCTGGTCGAGTACCTCAAGCGCGTCACGGCCGAACTGCACGAGACCCGGGGGCGGTTGCGCCGGGCCGAGGCGAGCGCGCACGAGCCGGTCGCCGTCGTCGGCATGGCCTGCCGGCTGCCGGGCGGCGCGGATTCGCCGGGGCGGCTGTGGGAGCTGGTGGCGGCCGGCCGGGACGCCATCGGAGCGGTCCCCGCGGACCGCGGCTGGGACGTCTCGTTCCCCGGCGGGTTCCTGCCGGACGTGGCCGGCTTCGACGCCGCCTTCTTCGGGATCTCGCCGCGTGAGGCCGCCGCGATGGATCCACAGCAGCGGCTGCTCCTGGAGACCTCCTGGGAGGCCTTCGAACGCGCCGGGATCGACCCCGGATCGCCCGCCGCCAAACGGACCGGCGTGTTCGCGGGACTCGTCGCCCAGGACTACGGACCCCGCCTCGACGAGGCACCCGACGACGTCGGCGGACATGTCCTGACCGGCACCACGGCGAGCGTCGCCTCCGGCCGCATCGCCTACACCTTCGACTTCGACGGCCCCGCGGTCACCGTGGACACCGCCTGCTCGTCCTCCCTGGTCGCCCTCCATCTCGCCGCGGACGCGCTGCGGCGCGGTGACTGCGACCTGGCCCTGGCCGGCGGGGTGTGTGTGCTGCCCACGCCCGGCATGTTCCTCAGCTTCGAACGGCACGGCGGTCTCGCCGCGGACGGCCGCTGCAAGGCGTTCGGGGCGGGCGCGGACGGCACCGGCTGGTCCGAGGGCGCCGCCCTGCTGCTCGTCGAGCGGCTGTCGGACGCACGCCGCAACGGCCACCCGGTCCTCGCGATCGTGCGGGGCTCGGCCGTCAACCAGGACGGCGCGTCCAACGGCCTCACCGCCCCCAGCGGCCCCGCCCAGGAACGGGTCATCCGCGCCGCGCTCACCGCGGCCGGACTGACGGCGGCGGACGTCGACACGGTCGAGGCGCACGGCACCGGCACCCGGCTCGGCGACCCCATCGAGGCCGAGGCGCTGCTCGCCGTGTACGGCCAGGACCGCCCCGCGGACCGGCCGTTGTGGCTCGGCTCCCTGAAGTCCAACATCGGCCACACCCAGGCCGCCGCCGGCGTCGCCGGAGTCATCAAGACGGTATTGGCGATGCGCCACGGCGTCCTGCCCCGCACCCTGCACGCCGCCGAGCCCACCCCTGAGGTGGACTGGGCCGCCGGCGCCGTCGAACTGCTGACGCGGGAGCGGCCGTGGCCCGAGACGGGGCGTCCGCGCCGGGCCGCCGTGTCCTCGTTCGGCATCAGCGGCACCAACGCCCACGTCATCGTCGAACAGCCGCCGGCCGACGCGGACTCCGTACCGGCCGAGACCGATGCCGTACCGGCCAAGACCGATGCCGTACCGGCCGAGACCGATGCCGTACCGGCCGAGACCGATGCCGTACCGGCCGACGACGCGACAGCCCCGAAGACCCCGGCCACGCGGCCCTTCGCGGAACCGCCCCTGCTGCCCTGGCCGCTCACCGCCCGCACCGAGGCGGCGCTGCGCGCACAGGCCCGCACACTCCACCGGCACGCCGTGTCGACCGAGGCCGACACGGCACCGGCCGACATCGCCCGGTCGCTGGCGAGCACCCGGACGGCCATGGAGCACCGCGCGGTGGCCCTCGCGCCCGACAGGGAGGGCCTCCTCGCCCAGCTGGACCGGATCGCCGACGGCACCACCGGGCAGGGCGTCGTCCACGGCACCGCCCGGGGCCCCGCCCGCACGGTCCTCGTCTTCCCCGGCCAGGGCTCCCAGTGGGCCGGCATGGCGGTGGACCTGCTGACGGCG
Encoded proteins:
- a CDS encoding NlmOI; this translates as MSAQSVPSSDEALRDSVPADSGEIVFPTRGEVAPEMAQLDFILGDFRIAYTNLTTEQVSTGEATCSARPLADGRFYEWTQNIPVPGIVATWLLGWSDVDKSFACFYYDDWGHHGTFTSPGWVDGHFTITGDSAVFGGRHRFVDDFTVIDDNHFEKKGFIVVGDELVPGDLLTFSRF
- a CDS encoding type I polyketide synthase encodes the protein MPGGSEAIAVVGVACRLPGAGSPSEFAELLARGGDAVAEVPAERRSVVPGLSGTGLSETGLRGGFLSEVDRFDAGFFGVSPREAAATDPQQRLLLELAWEALEHAGIVTAGPGPVAKVPPARRRPACPPALGFARAGGVPTAAPGTDPSTSSTRACTRHAESTHRTPPAPPFGRTTGLSQQAPGGTGVFVGAIADDYARLVQERGPDAVTPHTFTGLQRSVLANRVSYTLGLRGPSLTVDTGQSSSLVAVHLAVESLRRGECALALAGGVNLILSPDSTLALTRLGALSPDGRCHTFDARANGYARGEGGGLVVLKPLSAALADGDRIHCVIRGSAVNNDGGGSALTAPDPDAQREVILSACARAATDPAAVQYVELHGTGTPEGDPVEAAALGAALGVARPAGQRLRVGSVKTNIGHLEGAAGIAGLIKAVLCLRDGRLVPTLHHETPSPRIPLDDLRLTVQRATEPWPDTDGPRIAGVSSFGLGGTNCHVVLASWTGDDTPPTEAPAPTAAPWVISARTPQALAEQARRLLDTGPGPDADPADLAHALLTSRTVFPHRAVVLGTAPSARRGALAALARGASAPGLVTATGPETDPAAPGPVFVFPGQGSQWAGMAVELLDAEPAFADCWARCERALTACVDWSPTDVLRGAPGAPDLDRVDVLQPVLWAVMVSLAELWRAYGVEPAAVVGHSQGEVAAACVAGALSLEDGATIVVRRAGLIGRRLSGHGGMVAVSESEDAVLGRLAALGGRLELAAVNGPDAVVVAGAPDALDELLASCAADDIRARRVAVDYASHSSYVEAIREELLADLAHITPSSGRVPFHSTVVRGTTDPVPDGAYWYRNLRETVAFEPAVTALARAGHRTFVEISPHPVLTTAVAAAVERSGAEPVVVPTLRRHHGGPEQMATSLAQAFVQGVDVDWTPALAGHRPRTELPTYAFQRSRHWLAPATARADERRAVEEPAETATAPAQPETPAPSEAPAPAPAISEAPAPSEAATPSARTTPADLLDLVRAEAAVVLGHDHAAAITPGLTFKDLGFDSHLALELRNRLSAATGRRLPTTLLFEHPTPTALAAHLSADPDIAPGPAAPAVAPHRPAVPTAADEPIAVVGMACRLPGGISSPEQLWQALLDEADTISGPPADRGWDRADHRGGFLADAADFDADLFGISPREALAMDPQQRLLLETAWEALERAGVAPSALRSTPTGVYVGAMSQEYGPRLHEATDDLRGHLLTGNTAGVLSGRLSYVFGCEGPAVTVDTACSSSLVALHLAAQALRRGECSLALAAGVTVMATPGLFAEFERQGGLAVDGRCKAFAAAADGTGWSEGVGVLLVERLSDARRNGHPVLAVVRGSAVNQDGASNGLTAPNGLAQQRVIRAALEDAGLQAAEVDAVEAHGTGTRLGDPIEAHAVLATYGQDRERPLYLGSLKSNIGHAQAAAGVAGVIKTVMAMRHGTLPRTLHVDEPSPRVDWSAGSVTLLTEAREWPGEEGRPRRAGVSSFGISGTNAHVVLEESTHEAAASDASDGKAPDAPAPAAPAPEALAASAPVPLVLSAATEDALRAQAHRLRTRLTRTTSEAAPEGAVAGIGCALAVTRAALPHRAAVVAADREEALAGLDALAAGAETPTAFRSVAEAGRTAFLFTGQGSQRPGMGMALYAAQPAFRDALDDIAVHLDAHLTHPLLKALADEPEPLDRTEYAQPALFALEVALFRLLEHWGIAPDHLLGHSVGELAAAHVAGVLTLPDACALVAARGRLMQALPATGAMAAVEATEDEILPELAARAQEVGLAAVNGPTSVVISGDADAVREIAGAWARRGRRTRALRVSHAFHSPHMDAMLAEFEEVARSVTYHPPIRSVISDLTGEPATESDLCSPGHWVRHVRGTVRFHDGVRTLRSLGVTRYVELGPDAVLCALVREAEAEGAGADPRTSPLIVPVLRRDQPEPYTATAALARLHLAGADPDWDAVFAGRRPAAPDALPTYAFQRRRYWARTAPAGSAVQPGATPLDHPVLTTAVALADTGHTLLSGRISRTTHPWLADRTVHGTPLVPSTVLLDLAVTAARETGAGQVAELRPTAPLVLPDRAGLDLQVVVGAPDPGGRRAVTVHTRPEDGAAPWTHHAEGVLAPAVPADTQGEWPPVDEPAPWPPADAEPVDRQQIGDHEDRDAAHGMTYGPAFAGPRAMWRRGDELWAELVPPHTDGAEAADFGLHPGLLEGVLHALRATRPDDTENWPGADYREVTVSPHASGPLRARITPADGDTVTVRLTDPAGRPVATLGALRPSPLPADAGRTPGLYDTDTPYELAWHPVTAPPGTPAARWALLGDTELTDALPGAELHPDLDSLTAAGTTPDLLVTRCGSAPHPTPTGDGGGGTGQPTAPWTGQLTVPGTGQLTVAGTGQPTAPWTGQLTVPGTGQPTAPGTGQLTVAGTGQLTMAGDRMADAARAAAHRAARLARTWLADDRLADTRLVVVTRRAVATDDGPCDPAQAPVWGLFRSAQTEHPGRFLLVDLDDDPASAGALPAAVASGEPQIAVRGGRLYAPRIVSPAAPATIPELRGPVGPDATIPELRGPVGPDATIPELRGPVGPDATIPEPRRPVGPDATTPEPRRPFDPDATTPEPRRPFDPDGTVLVTGGTGALGRMVARHLVTRHGARNLLLVSRRGADTPDARETIAALRAEPGVRVTVAACDAADRDALAAVIAGVPADRPLTAVVHTAGVLHDAVVEAIDPGDLDRVLRPKIDAAWHLHELTAGTDLAAFVLFSSVSGVNGAAGQGSYAAGNTFLDALAQLRRSRGLPAVSLAWGPWTSTSGMTGGLTATDLRRMRDAGLLPLDAAHGLALLDAAWQRPGPALRLPLALSLPGVRRAAHEGRALPLYRELAGSAWRETTAPGTDAGPASALDRPGDGTLDQLLAGRSAQDQETALLDHVRAHAAAVLGHRDGRRVEPARTFKELGFDSLMGVELRNRLTAATGHRMPAGLLFNQPTPMAVARYLRTRIGPPADTAAGTLDEGIGRLEALLASTPADPPDLDRAVTRLRALLARCEERYATGVAAGGDVADAAAGDSGDEDVRAALRAASVDEIFSFIDQEFGTGRREHGE